The Leptospira sp. WS39.C2 genome contains a region encoding:
- the secD gene encoding protein translocase subunit SecD translates to MQSYRLLLLPFFILVVSFTILFPNFADRTLNVVVREDVYSLPEADQKALVSGLFDRWEKDYGKNSGWTIEPKGSLPPRENPFYIIKGRFITSAKINQISQENQNLVNESKNKLEPTWIENMIRGGKSLSIKLGLDLQGGMRVVLKGDFEDYTNKLRDLYAKEIAELNLTLNNPTTKPEEKEKAQNRLSEIESSFDLSPMRKIVELEKAKMIIDNRLTTQNLTEPQVRIQKEQDAIEVSLPGVSNSAAILEILQNTETVEYRLEEPNPFTYKTIIGDSERRMMDLGQREKTDIFLFQELVKNKAGKKAQDEFLAGLEKKYNIPKDYKVYAMWARGNSAKSTLLPRSFVVLERKIALSGNDMTNAQPSYNSNSYGWMVSFTLTPSGAEKFFDLTSENRGRNLAIVWGDKVISNPVINDPIAGGRAEISGSFSEQEAIRLANVISEGALPIPLSVLEMRFIGPTLGIESIEVGVKAVAIGFFLVMVYMIFYYRLGGFIADLSLLVNIVILAALLTLMDFTLTLPGIAGIILTAGMAVDANVIIYERIREEIEEGRALSIAVTRGFENAFWTIMDANVTTLIAGILMIRLGNGPIKGFAITLCWGIVTTLFTSLFLSRLFMELSVNRFGIHHLNLRPFFFGKKEGKHA, encoded by the coding sequence TTGCAATCGTATCGACTCTTACTTCTACCATTTTTCATATTAGTGGTATCCTTTACCATTTTGTTTCCAAACTTTGCCGACCGAACGTTAAACGTGGTTGTGAGAGAAGATGTATATTCACTTCCAGAAGCAGATCAAAAAGCGCTTGTTAGTGGACTCTTTGATCGTTGGGAAAAAGATTATGGAAAAAATTCTGGCTGGACAATCGAACCTAAAGGTAGTTTGCCACCGAGAGAAAATCCTTTTTACATAATCAAAGGACGTTTTATCACATCTGCTAAAATTAACCAAATTTCACAAGAAAACCAAAACTTAGTCAATGAATCCAAAAACAAATTGGAACCTACTTGGATCGAAAATATGATCCGTGGTGGCAAATCATTGTCCATAAAACTTGGTCTCGACTTACAAGGTGGAATGCGAGTTGTTTTAAAAGGTGATTTTGAAGATTATACTAACAAACTTCGTGATTTATATGCCAAAGAAATTGCAGAATTAAATCTCACTTTGAACAACCCAACAACAAAACCGGAAGAGAAAGAAAAAGCACAAAATCGACTTTCTGAAATCGAATCCAGTTTTGACCTCTCTCCTATGCGTAAAATTGTCGAATTAGAAAAAGCGAAGATGATTATAGACAATCGTCTGACTACGCAAAACCTAACAGAACCTCAGGTGAGGATCCAGAAGGAACAAGATGCAATTGAAGTTTCCCTTCCTGGTGTATCCAATTCTGCAGCCATTTTAGAAATATTACAAAATACAGAAACAGTAGAATACCGATTGGAAGAACCAAATCCTTTTACTTATAAAACTATCATTGGTGATAGTGAGAGAAGGATGATGGACCTTGGCCAAAGAGAAAAAACTGACATCTTTCTTTTCCAGGAACTTGTGAAAAACAAAGCAGGGAAAAAAGCCCAAGATGAGTTTTTAGCGGGGCTTGAAAAAAAATACAATATCCCAAAAGACTACAAAGTGTATGCGATGTGGGCTCGTGGGAATTCAGCAAAGTCAACGCTACTTCCTAGAAGTTTTGTGGTTCTCGAACGAAAAATTGCCCTTTCTGGGAATGATATGACGAATGCCCAACCATCTTATAATTCCAATTCCTATGGATGGATGGTTAGTTTTACTTTAACTCCCAGTGGTGCGGAGAAATTTTTTGATCTTACTTCCGAAAACCGAGGCCGTAACTTAGCAATTGTTTGGGGTGATAAAGTGATCTCCAATCCTGTGATCAATGATCCAATTGCGGGGGGGCGAGCTGAAATTTCTGGAAGTTTTTCAGAACAAGAAGCTATTCGATTGGCAAATGTGATTTCTGAAGGTGCACTTCCGATTCCACTCTCTGTTTTGGAAATGCGTTTTATTGGACCTACACTTGGGATTGAATCCATAGAAGTCGGTGTAAAAGCTGTAGCGATTGGATTTTTCTTAGTTATGGTTTATATGATCTTCTACTATAGGTTAGGTGGGTTTATTGCAGACCTTTCTCTTCTTGTGAATATCGTCATTCTTGCTGCTCTGTTAACACTTATGGATTTTACTCTTACCCTTCCAGGGATTGCAGGGATTATTTTAACTGCTGGTATGGCGGTTGATGCGAACGTAATTATCTATGAAAGGATTAGGGAAGAAATCGAAGAAGGAAGGGCATTGTCCATTGCTGTCACGAGGGGTTTTGAAAATGCCTTCTGGACCATTATGGATGCAAACGTTACAACCCTTATTGCGGGGATTTTAATGATCCGTTTAGGTAATGGACCAATCAAAGGTTTTGCGATCACACTTTGTTGGGGAATCGTAACGACACTATTCACATCCTTATTTTTATCACGATTGTTTATGGAACTTTCTGTAAACAGGTTTGGAATCCATCATTTGAACTTAAGGCCTTTTTTCTTTGGAAAAAAAGAGGGTAAACATGCGTAA
- the trpD gene encoding anthranilate phosphoribosyltransferase codes for MTALTSKEILGQVVSGHHLVDTHAEYFLNEVMDGKVTEPVLASFLTAMKMKGETTDELYGFVRAMRSHAIKPKTSFGFDFLDTCGTGGDGKGTLNVSTLSALTLASLGQKVAKHGNRSVSSLSGSSDILSRLGYPLERTHEECENEFIRAGFVFLFAPSWHPAMKYAGPVRAALGFRTFFNLIGPLSNPFSPTHQIVGVYDRSLCLPMCEILAKLGVKGALVCHSQDGLDEFSIFEPTDFAYFDGKSTKEMSFDPKELQLETKELDRNTVFSSSKDGAEALFRAVLDPIGSTGGTAMVALNAGVSLFLLGIVKDIPSGYQIAKDALLSKKVLQFARETLNLR; via the coding sequence ATGACCGCGCTTACAAGTAAAGAAATCCTTGGCCAAGTGGTGTCTGGGCACCATTTGGTGGATACCCATGCCGAGTACTTTTTAAATGAAGTGATGGATGGAAAGGTGACAGAACCTGTCCTTGCATCGTTTCTCACTGCGATGAAAATGAAAGGGGAAACAACGGACGAATTGTACGGTTTTGTTCGTGCCATGCGTTCCCACGCCATCAAACCTAAAACTTCCTTTGGTTTCGATTTTTTAGACACTTGTGGGACTGGAGGTGATGGAAAGGGAACACTGAATGTATCTACACTTTCCGCTCTGACACTTGCAAGTCTTGGCCAAAAGGTAGCAAAACATGGAAACCGTTCTGTTTCTTCGTTATCTGGGAGTTCCGATATCCTTTCGAGGCTTGGGTATCCTTTGGAACGAACTCATGAAGAATGTGAAAACGAATTCATCCGCGCTGGGTTTGTGTTTCTGTTTGCACCGTCCTGGCACCCAGCCATGAAATATGCAGGGCCTGTGAGAGCAGCTCTCGGTTTTCGGACTTTTTTCAATTTGATTGGTCCACTTTCCAATCCATTTTCCCCAACCCACCAAATCGTTGGCGTTTATGACAGATCACTTTGCCTCCCTATGTGTGAGATTTTGGCCAAACTAGGTGTAAAAGGTGCCCTCGTATGCCATTCTCAGGATGGACTTGATGAATTTTCTATTTTTGAACCGACAGATTTTGCCTATTTTGATGGAAAGTCCACAAAAGAAATGAGTTTTGACCCGAAAGAACTCCAGTTAGAGACAAAAGAACTCGATCGAAATACAGTGTTCTCTTCCTCCAAAGATGGGGCAGAGGCACTCTTTCGCGCTGTTTTAGATCCAATTGGGTCTACTGGTGGAACGGCAATGGTTGCACTGAACGCTGGTGTTTCCTTATTTTTACTGGGAATTGTGAAAGACATTCCCTCGGGATACCAAATTGCCAAAGATGCGTTATTATCGAAAAAAGTTCTCCAATTCGCTCGTGAAACATTGAATTTAAGATAA
- a CDS encoding STAS domain-containing protein, with translation MELKLNTTGTIKTIEIAGKFDIESTEEFESIFNKLIESSPNVVSIEMSRLDYIDSSGIGSLIKSLNSLKNKKGKLLLVGMKPMIQNVFKLAKLDMFFEIMSSSDFQSKYVNSDSSDSDIDDLLKRN, from the coding sequence TTGGAACTTAAACTAAATACGACAGGAACGATCAAAACGATAGAAATCGCCGGAAAATTTGATATTGAATCGACTGAGGAATTTGAGTCGATTTTCAATAAATTGATCGAATCCAGTCCAAACGTTGTTTCCATCGAAATGAGTCGGCTTGATTATATTGATTCATCTGGGATCGGATCTCTCATCAAAAGCCTCAATTCCTTAAAAAACAAAAAGGGAAAACTCCTCCTTGTCGGAATGAAACCGATGATCCAAAACGTATTCAAATTAGCAAAACTCGATATGTTCTTTGAAATTATGAGTAGTTCTGATTTCCAATCCAAGTACGTGAATTCTGATTCAAGTGATTCCGATATTGACGACTTATTAAAAAGAAATTAA
- the yajC gene encoding preprotein translocase subunit YajC encodes MLNLEFFTSQILILAQEEGAKSSLQSLIIIPIMLVAMYFLVILPNKKEEKKRKEMITNLQKGDTVVTSSGLHGKIVEFKDNNETVVLNVAANTNMTFDTSAILKKKA; translated from the coding sequence ATGCTCAATTTAGAATTTTTCACATCACAAATCCTAATCCTTGCCCAAGAAGAGGGAGCTAAGTCTTCTCTTCAGTCACTAATCATCATTCCGATCATGCTCGTCGCAATGTACTTTCTTGTGATCCTTCCGAACAAAAAAGAAGAGAAAAAAAGAAAAGAAATGATCACGAACCTTCAAAAAGGGGATACAGTTGTGACAAGCAGTGGCCTTCACGGAAAAATCGTAGAGTTCAAAGACAATAACGAAACTGTAGTTTTGAATGTGGCAGCTAACACAAATATGACGTTTGATACGAGCGCCATCCTCAAGAAAAAAGCATAA
- a CDS encoding SRP-less Sec system protein, producing MKSFFSLLILLSLTTSLFSQEGLDFLDKVNDKPKTTTKPKEETVQTTTKKQSTVVTQVGTTTGKKKKSKKKSKQNQLTTENLPQNNNLVANQNGNPVVTEKSLNPIEKQPVVIEEEEVVYNANWMDSQVSVEPSGLPGFSSELKITNSEVGKVTSESSINKDSGKSFFSVSDFFAKYKKAMMILGIIILFAFYRLRSARPGSSSRSYRR from the coding sequence ATGAAATCATTCTTCTCCCTTTTAATACTTCTTAGTCTTACAACATCCCTCTTTTCACAAGAGGGTTTGGACTTTTTGGATAAGGTGAATGATAAGCCAAAAACCACCACTAAACCCAAAGAAGAAACGGTTCAAACCACAACTAAAAAACAATCTACGGTTGTGACACAGGTTGGAACTACAACGGGGAAGAAGAAAAAATCCAAAAAAAAATCAAAACAAAACCAACTAACCACTGAGAACCTTCCGCAAAACAATAATTTGGTGGCAAACCAAAATGGAAATCCTGTTGTAACAGAAAAATCCTTAAATCCTATTGAAAAACAACCAGTAGTGATTGAGGAAGAAGAGGTTGTTTACAATGCAAATTGGATGGACTCTCAAGTTTCTGTTGAACCCTCTGGCCTTCCTGGATTTTCGTCTGAATTAAAAATAACAAATTCAGAAGTAGGGAAAGTCACTTCGGAATCCAGTATCAATAAAGATTCCGGAAAATCATTCTTTAGTGTATCTGATTTTTTTGCGAAATATAAAAAAGCAATGATGATCCTTGGAATCATCATCCTCTTTGCTTTTTACAGACTTAGATCCGCTCGTCCAGGTTCTAGCAGTCGTTCTTATCGAAGATAA
- a CDS encoding bifunctional diaminohydroxyphosphoribosylaminopyrimidine deaminase/5-amino-6-(5-phosphoribosylamino)uracil reductase RibD: protein MDVGKKKELYSLHSLLGFLAMGKTGGNPPVSAVLTNGNGDVLEKAHTKEFGGNHAERELFSLYEKKQTQHEPSPLPSNSILSVSLEPCTHFGKTPPCRDLVYTYKPKELLIGWKDPNPLVASGDWSAYKENGISPRLDPVLANTSLSYLQGFLKRIKTGSPWIWIKAATSKEGNYTSSDFKKEKVSGEDTDLFLQMLRGKFDAVAVGPNTIQIDEPSLNFRITDVMIEKSGRCQRITDLVPFFDAATNLFSALGQWSKETVALHQLEEEKYQPYRVFVLNSRTLPSESFWEKQEELNKQYGKKLCLFFLLTSENGVGVKKGLPDPIKGKIETLSSYPVFPIEKTDGNLFLQTLGKIGINTVLCETGSFFPNFLENELTDEDCILEIRNLEKSIPNGIPFLFHNEPIHSEFSIGSNSILLRKPNRRI from the coding sequence ATGGATGTAGGGAAAAAGAAGGAACTTTATTCTCTACATTCCTTACTCGGGTTTCTTGCCATGGGCAAAACCGGTGGAAACCCCCCTGTATCAGCAGTTTTAACGAATGGAAATGGAGATGTGTTAGAAAAAGCACATACCAAGGAATTTGGAGGAAACCATGCCGAAAGGGAACTTTTTTCTCTATATGAAAAAAAACAAACCCAACACGAACCAAGTCCACTCCCATCTAATTCTATTTTATCAGTAAGTCTCGAACCGTGTACACATTTTGGAAAAACACCACCTTGCCGTGATTTGGTGTACACATACAAACCCAAAGAACTACTCATTGGTTGGAAAGACCCAAATCCACTTGTGGCCTCAGGTGACTGGTCAGCTTACAAGGAAAATGGGATTTCTCCTCGTTTGGATCCAGTTCTTGCGAATACATCGTTATCGTATTTACAAGGTTTTCTCAAACGAATCAAAACAGGATCTCCATGGATTTGGATTAAAGCCGCAACTTCCAAAGAAGGAAATTATACAAGTTCTGACTTCAAAAAAGAAAAAGTGAGTGGTGAAGACACAGATCTTTTTTTACAAATGTTACGAGGAAAATTTGATGCTGTGGCAGTGGGACCAAACACCATACAAATCGACGAACCCTCTTTAAATTTTCGCATTACGGATGTTATGATAGAGAAGTCGGGTCGTTGTCAGCGAATCACCGATCTTGTTCCCTTTTTTGATGCGGCTACTAATTTGTTTTCCGCACTAGGTCAGTGGTCAAAGGAAACAGTTGCCTTACACCAGTTGGAAGAAGAAAAATACCAACCCTACCGAGTATTCGTGTTAAACTCAAGAACCCTTCCCAGTGAATCGTTTTGGGAAAAACAAGAGGAGTTAAATAAACAGTATGGTAAAAAACTCTGTCTTTTTTTTCTACTTACTAGCGAGAATGGTGTTGGTGTTAAAAAAGGTTTACCAGATCCAATTAAAGGTAAAATCGAAACCCTATCTTCCTATCCTGTATTTCCAATAGAAAAAACGGATGGTAATTTGTTCTTACAAACATTGGGTAAAATTGGCATTAATACAGTGTTATGTGAGACGGGAAGTTTTTTCCCAAATTTTTTAGAGAATGAACTCACCGACGAAGATTGTATTTTGGAGATTCGAAATTTGGAAAAATCAATTCCCAATGGAATCCCATTTTTGTTTCATAATGAACCAATTCACTCAGAATTTTCAATTGGATCCAATTCAATTCTATTACGAAAACCAAATAGGAGAATCTAG
- a CDS encoding riboflavin synthase, whose translation MFTGLVETLGKVIQIEPIDSGIQFTIETEWENPDTKLGDSIAINGACMTVTKFSDLGNIFQFYASFKSLELTNLSRLGEGSVVNLERAMALGQRFGGHMVQGHVDGVAKIISRKQIENEVEEFWVEIPKDLRRFFVKKGSVTLDGISLTVVDVKDGAIQLILIPETMHKTNAKSWKVDGRLNVEVDILAKYIENYLQARGES comes from the coding sequence ATGTTTACAGGCCTTGTTGAAACTCTCGGAAAAGTAATTCAAATTGAACCGATCGACTCGGGGATTCAGTTTACAATTGAAACCGAATGGGAAAATCCAGATACGAAACTTGGTGACTCCATTGCCATCAATGGGGCATGTATGACTGTTACTAAGTTTTCAGATTTAGGAAATATATTCCAATTTTATGCATCTTTTAAATCTTTGGAGTTAACCAATTTGTCTAGGTTAGGTGAAGGTTCAGTTGTAAATTTAGAACGAGCTATGGCACTTGGGCAGAGGTTTGGTGGTCACATGGTGCAAGGCCATGTGGATGGTGTCGCAAAAATCATCAGCCGAAAACAAATCGAAAACGAAGTAGAAGAGTTTTGGGTGGAAATCCCAAAAGATTTACGTAGATTTTTTGTGAAAAAAGGATCTGTTACCTTAGATGGAATTAGCCTTACAGTAGTTGATGTGAAAGATGGGGCAATCCAACTCATCCTCATCCCTGAAACCATGCATAAAACAAATGCAAAATCTTGGAAGGTAGACGGACGCCTCAATGTAGAAGTTGATATCCTCGCCAAATACATTGAAAACTATTTACAAGCGAGGGGAGAATCGTAA
- a CDS encoding bifunctional 3,4-dihydroxy-2-butanone-4-phosphate synthase/GTP cyclohydrolase II, whose translation MIRPIEEAIEEIRQGKMIILVDSEDRENEGDLVCASQFADKDKINFMATHGRGLICVPMERERLQSLGLGKMVDDLSLGDKHGTAFTVSVDAKFGTSTGISAHDRAKTVEVLLDPNTKPDDLMRPGHLFPLQAVTGGVLRRAGHTEAAVDLSKLAGLYPSGVICEIMNDDGSMARIPDLEKFAKTHGLNIYTIEDLIRYRRHKEKLIHLEVEANLPTEFGDFKIKAYSTQIDDKIHMALVKGEINPEKPVLVRVHSECLTGDIFSSQRCDCGPQLHNALRMIEKEGTGVLLYMRQEGRGIGIINKLKAYSLQEGGLDTVEANEKLGFAPDLREYGIGAQILRDIGVKQMKLITNNPRKIVGLEGYNLHVTERVPIEIDPVEENSRYLQTKKTKLGHLLNLHG comes from the coding sequence ATGATACGTCCGATCGAAGAAGCAATCGAAGAAATCCGCCAAGGTAAAATGATCATCCTCGTCGATTCTGAAGACAGAGAAAATGAAGGTGATTTGGTCTGCGCTTCCCAATTTGCAGACAAAGACAAAATCAATTTTATGGCAACCCATGGACGGGGCCTCATCTGTGTTCCGATGGAGAGAGAAAGACTTCAAAGTTTGGGACTTGGTAAGATGGTAGACGACTTATCGCTCGGTGACAAACATGGAACCGCATTTACTGTATCAGTCGATGCAAAGTTTGGCACAAGCACAGGGATTTCAGCTCACGACAGAGCAAAAACCGTCGAAGTTTTACTCGACCCAAATACAAAACCTGATGATTTGATGCGACCAGGACATTTGTTCCCTTTACAAGCGGTGACTGGTGGAGTTTTACGAAGAGCAGGGCATACAGAGGCAGCTGTCGACTTATCTAAGTTAGCTGGTCTTTATCCAAGTGGTGTAATCTGTGAAATTATGAATGATGATGGGTCCATGGCAAGGATTCCTGATTTGGAAAAGTTTGCGAAAACTCACGGACTCAATATTTATACAATTGAAGACCTCATCCGATACCGTCGTCATAAAGAAAAACTCATTCACTTGGAAGTAGAAGCTAACCTTCCAACAGAGTTTGGTGATTTCAAAATCAAAGCGTATTCCACTCAAATTGATGATAAAATACACATGGCACTTGTTAAGGGTGAAATTAATCCAGAGAAACCAGTTCTCGTCCGAGTGCATAGCGAGTGTTTGACGGGAGATATTTTTTCTTCCCAACGTTGTGATTGTGGACCCCAATTACATAATGCCCTTCGTATGATTGAAAAAGAAGGGACAGGTGTATTACTTTATATGAGGCAAGAAGGACGTGGGATTGGGATTATCAATAAACTCAAAGCCTATTCCTTACAAGAGGGTGGTCTTGATACTGTAGAAGCCAATGAAAAATTAGGATTTGCTCCTGACCTTAGGGAGTATGGAATTGGCGCCCAAATCTTAAGAGATATTGGGGTAAAACAAATGAAACTCATTACAAATAACCCTCGTAAGATTGTGGGACTAGAAGGGTATAATTTGCACGTAACCGAAAGGGTTCCCATTGAAATAGACCCTGTAGAAGAAAACTCTCGTTACCTGCAGACCAAAAAAACAAAACTTGGGCATTTGCTTAACCTTCATGGTTAA
- the secF gene encoding protein translocase subunit SecF — protein sequence MRNINFTKYKYFTLSFSFLAIVFGFVVTFSKYGGFAHSLDFNGGLRTVVELSKDKTRTDLETYFQSKKIEAVVILLEKEKNIFQLDIGLGSLDTIESLYKEIPEDRRESSTSAIDRFVQLLRFEFNLPKEKVLSADQVGAVVGGELTEVGITLLLTTLAIILLYLSIRSQFKFALASAIALVHDILMTLALIGFLQIKPSVPIIAALLTLLGYSINDKIVVFDRIRENAHGKDNLALSNIINVSITQTLGRTINTSFTTMISVVAIIVGGAAELYDFAFILLFGVIVGTYSSIYIAAPISEIYDQLRKKKFA from the coding sequence ATGCGTAATATCAATTTCACTAAGTATAAATACTTCACTCTTAGTTTTTCTTTTTTAGCTATTGTATTTGGATTTGTGGTAACGTTTTCGAAATACGGTGGGTTTGCTCACTCTCTTGATTTTAATGGGGGTCTTCGTACAGTTGTCGAACTTTCCAAAGACAAAACTCGTACCGATCTTGAAACCTATTTCCAATCGAAAAAAATTGAAGCTGTTGTGATTTTACTCGAAAAAGAAAAGAATATTTTCCAATTGGACATCGGACTTGGTTCTCTTGATACCATTGAAAGTTTATACAAAGAAATTCCTGAAGACAGACGGGAATCTTCCACATCAGCGATTGACAGATTTGTACAACTCCTTCGTTTTGAGTTCAATCTTCCAAAAGAAAAAGTGCTTTCTGCAGACCAAGTGGGAGCCGTAGTGGGTGGAGAATTAACAGAAGTAGGGATCACTTTACTTTTGACGACACTTGCCATCATCCTTTTGTATTTGAGTATCAGGTCCCAGTTTAAGTTTGCTCTCGCTTCTGCGATCGCACTTGTACACGATATCTTGATGACACTTGCACTCATTGGTTTTTTGCAGATCAAACCTAGTGTTCCGATCATTGCAGCACTTCTTACCTTACTAGGTTATTCTATTAACGATAAAATTGTGGTTTTTGACCGTATTCGAGAAAATGCACATGGAAAAGACAACCTTGCACTTTCGAATATTATCAATGTATCCATAACACAGACACTTGGTAGAACGATTAACACTTCATTTACAACCATGATATCTGTTGTGGCAATCATTGTGGGTGGTGCAGCTGAGTTGTATGACTTTGCTTTTATTTTACTCTTTGGTGTGATTGTTGGAACTTATTCTTCCATTTACATTGCGGCTCCTATATCTGAGATTTATGACCAACTCAGGAAGAAAAAATTCGCTTAA
- a CDS encoding MiaB/RimO family radical SAM methylthiotransferase: MPKVKDKTEETPKSFFITTLGCPKNTVDSMAMHQSLLKEGLLPAADPEASDFHLVNTCTFIQDATKETIQTILDSIDIKKKNKQKLVVVGCFAERAGKEISADLPEVDLHFGTGKYDKAGEILRTTFPLDFKDLTEFNEDLLERLKTSKGIENYSKPYSYVKISDGCNRGCHFCIIPNLRGKYRDTEITDVLEQTRLAVKAGSKEICLVSQDTVFYGKDTDKLMDLVRSVAAVEGLEILRLLYLYPDKKTEKLLDLYREIPKIAPYLESPLQHVSKSVLKSMNRTGDYEFFKSLFQKARDIRPDLEIRTSFILGFPGETMEDVEDIIRFVEDVKPEKVNLFPYSPQDGTKGATMEGQLKDKEIARRVNLVREAYLGTLKTIHQNRIGKIYPCVVDEVLDEGAIVRRLQDAPEIDEVVYVETPNLKVGQFGKVRVDSFYELDMSGTWVV; the protein is encoded by the coding sequence ATGCCAAAGGTCAAAGACAAAACAGAAGAGACACCTAAGTCGTTTTTTATCACAACTCTTGGTTGTCCAAAAAACACTGTGGATTCAATGGCCATGCACCAGTCCTTATTAAAAGAAGGACTACTCCCTGCTGCTGACCCAGAAGCCAGTGATTTTCATTTGGTGAACACGTGTACGTTTATCCAAGATGCCACCAAAGAAACCATCCAAACCATTCTTGATTCCATCGATATTAAGAAAAAGAACAAACAGAAGTTAGTGGTTGTTGGCTGTTTTGCAGAACGTGCGGGAAAAGAAATCTCAGCAGACCTTCCCGAAGTGGACCTCCATTTCGGCACAGGAAAGTATGACAAAGCTGGGGAGATCCTTCGTACTACTTTTCCACTTGATTTCAAAGACCTAACCGAATTCAACGAAGACCTTCTCGAAAGACTCAAAACATCGAAAGGCATCGAAAACTATTCCAAACCCTATTCCTATGTAAAAATTTCTGACGGTTGTAACCGCGGTTGCCATTTTTGTATCATTCCCAATTTACGTGGGAAATACAGAGACACAGAAATCACAGATGTCCTCGAACAAACAAGGCTTGCAGTAAAAGCTGGTTCCAAAGAGATCTGCCTTGTTTCCCAAGACACAGTTTTTTATGGAAAAGACACAGACAAACTCATGGATTTGGTTCGGTCTGTGGCAGCTGTGGAGGGACTTGAGATCTTACGACTCCTCTATCTGTATCCAGATAAAAAAACAGAAAAGTTACTCGATTTGTACAGAGAAATTCCTAAAATAGCACCGTATTTGGAAAGCCCCTTACAACATGTTTCCAAATCAGTTTTAAAATCCATGAACCGCACTGGTGATTATGAATTCTTTAAATCCTTATTCCAAAAAGCAAGGGACATCCGCCCTGATTTAGAAATCCGAACTTCTTTTATTTTGGGGTTTCCTGGGGAAACCATGGAAGACGTAGAAGATATCATTCGTTTTGTGGAAGATGTAAAACCAGAAAAAGTAAATCTTTTCCCTTATTCTCCCCAAGACGGAACCAAAGGGGCGACCATGGAAGGACAACTCAAAGACAAAGAAATTGCCCGCCGTGTGAACCTTGTGCGGGAAGCCTACCTTGGTACCTTAAAGACCATCCACCAAAACCGGATTGGAAAAATATACCCATGTGTCGTTGATGAAGTGTTAGACGAAGGAGCAATCGTTCGTCGCCTCCAAGATGCACCAGAGATTGATGAAGTGGTATATGTAGAAACACCTAATCTAAAAGTTGGGCAGTTTGGCAAGGTCAGAGTGGATTCTTTTTATGAACTCGATATGTCAGGGACTTGGGTGGTTTAG
- the pgsA gene encoding CDP-diacylglycerol--glycerol-3-phosphate 3-phosphatidyltransferase: protein MEDWKTIANIPNLLTVLRVLALPFFIFALFQKEWEYQIFAFVIFALASLTDLVDGYLARKWNQQTEFGKFLDPLADKFLVIGCFVTFLFIHEPIEVWMVVLIVGRDMLITFLRYIAVRSGNSLRTTMMGKVKTAFQMGAILIILVVFMLISGKRRAMINETYAMGKLAGYSTFEVASQNANEFYTMVKTSESVSWKDIFDSIASFVPYFGMLFTTFITVISGLRYIFTNYQLLTFSNLKRIFYDRAYK, encoded by the coding sequence GTGGAAGATTGGAAAACCATTGCCAATATCCCAAATTTACTAACCGTACTCCGTGTACTGGCATTGCCGTTTTTTATTTTTGCCTTATTCCAAAAGGAATGGGAATACCAAATTTTTGCCTTTGTCATTTTTGCTTTGGCTTCTCTAACCGACTTGGTGGATGGGTATCTTGCTAGAAAATGGAACCAACAAACCGAGTTTGGAAAATTCCTAGATCCACTCGCTGATAAATTTTTAGTCATTGGATGTTTTGTTACCTTTTTATTCATCCACGAACCCATTGAAGTTTGGATGGTTGTACTCATTGTAGGGCGAGATATGCTCATCACCTTCCTTCGTTATATTGCCGTTCGTTCGGGGAATAGCCTTCGCACGACTATGATGGGAAAGGTCAAAACTGCCTTCCAAATGGGAGCGATTCTCATCATCCTTGTGGTGTTTATGCTCATCTCTGGCAAACGCCGTGCCATGATCAACGAAACTTATGCGATGGGAAAACTCGCTGGGTATTCGACCTTTGAAGTGGCTTCCCAAAATGCCAATGAGTTTTATACGATGGTGAAAACCTCTGAAAGTGTAAGTTGGAAAGATATATTTGATTCGATTGCTTCGTTTGTTCCCTATTTTGGAATGTTATTCACCACCTTTATCACTGTGATCTCTGGACTACGGTATATTTTCACCAACTATCAATTGTTAACCTTTTCCAATCTAAAAAGGATATTTTATGACCGCGCTTACAAGTAA